A genome region from Chryseobacterium sp. G0186 includes the following:
- a CDS encoding DUF2797 domain-containing protein: protein MQFQGQILKMTSYDAKPIQYYLSLSGDLIHMNELLGKEISIKHIGFQCVNCGENKPIYRMGFCKNCFFESPYASETIIRPELSTAHLGVAERDLEVEKQIQLQPHTVYLAYTGDVKVGVTRNTQIPTRWIDQGATFALPIARTENRYEAGMIEVALKDHLADKTNWRKMLQDDFEGEVDLADFRQKIKEYFPEDFQKFYSEGEEIWMFDYPFEKPEKVSSFTLDKKPEFAGKLTGIKGQYLGFEGGNFINIRGHEGYVIELGIKN from the coding sequence ATGCAGTTTCAGGGGCAAATTTTAAAAATGACAAGCTACGATGCAAAACCTATCCAATATTATCTCAGTCTTTCAGGGGATCTGATCCACATGAATGAGCTGTTGGGCAAGGAAATAAGCATTAAACATATCGGATTCCAGTGTGTAAATTGTGGGGAAAATAAACCAATTTACAGAATGGGTTTCTGCAAGAACTGTTTTTTTGAGAGCCCATATGCAAGTGAAACCATTATCCGGCCGGAGCTTTCCACGGCCCATTTAGGGGTAGCAGAACGTGATCTGGAAGTTGAAAAGCAAATTCAGCTTCAGCCTCATACCGTTTATTTGGCGTATACAGGAGATGTAAAGGTGGGGGTAACACGAAATACACAAATTCCTACCCGATGGATTGATCAGGGCGCTACTTTTGCATTACCTATTGCAAGAACAGAAAACCGATATGAAGCAGGAATGATAGAAGTTGCCTTAAAAGATCATTTAGCAGATAAAACAAACTGGAGAAAGATGCTTCAGGATGATTTTGAGGGAGAAGTAGACCTTGCCGACTTCAGACAGAAGATTAAAGAGTATTTTCCTGAAGATTTTCAAAAGTTTTATAGTGAAGGAGAAGAAATATGGATGTTTGATTACCCTTTTGAAAAACCAGAAAAGGTATCTTCATTTACATTGGATAAAAAACCTGAATTTGCTGGAAAATTAACAGGGATTAAAGGACAATATCTAGGATTTGAGGGCGGAAACTTTATCAATATAAGAGGGCATGAAGGATATGTAATTGAGCTGGGAATAAAAAATTGA
- a CDS encoding GDP-mannose 4,6-dehydratase: MIYLVTGGSGFIGSHLIEQLLRNGHSVINIDNFDDFYSYQIKIKNTLESIDKISDFEFTNKETDIQRLASLSHTDNYSLYYQDIRDKKGLENIFSNHSIDMVIHLAALAGVRPSIERPLEYEEVNVRGTMNLWELCKDFNIKKFICASSSSIYGNNEKTPFAETDNVDSPISPYAATKKCGEILGHVYHELYDIDMIQLRFFTVYGPRQRPDLAIHKFTKLISEEKEIPFYGDGHTARDYTYIDDIIDGITKSILYLENHSNVYEIINLGENQVVTLTEMVATIENALEMTAIRKNLPMQPGDVTKTNADITKARELIGYQPSTDFQNGIKKFVEWFLRKRIK, translated from the coding sequence ATGATTTATCTTGTAACAGGAGGCAGCGGGTTCATCGGTTCCCATTTAATTGAACAATTATTAAGAAATGGACATTCTGTCATAAACATTGACAATTTTGATGATTTCTACAGCTATCAGATAAAAATTAAAAATACATTAGAGTCTATTGACAAAATTTCGGATTTTGAGTTCACTAACAAAGAGACTGATATTCAGCGCCTAGCTTCCCTCTCTCATACTGACAATTACTCTCTTTACTACCAAGATATTAGGGATAAAAAAGGACTGGAAAATATTTTCAGCAACCATTCTATTGATATGGTAATCCACTTAGCAGCCCTGGCAGGTGTTCGTCCCTCTATCGAAAGACCTTTAGAATATGAAGAAGTAAATGTTCGCGGTACCATGAATCTGTGGGAACTGTGCAAAGATTTTAATATCAAAAAATTTATTTGCGCTTCTTCATCAAGTATTTATGGCAATAATGAAAAAACACCATTTGCAGAAACAGATAATGTAGACAGCCCTATTTCACCTTATGCGGCGACTAAAAAATGTGGAGAAATTCTGGGACATGTTTATCATGAGCTTTATGATATTGATATGATACAGCTGAGATTTTTCACTGTATACGGTCCAAGGCAACGTCCTGATCTTGCCATACACAAATTCACCAAACTTATTTCAGAGGAAAAGGAAATCCCTTTCTATGGAGATGGCCATACTGCCAGAGACTATACTTATATAGATGATATTATTGATGGCATTACAAAATCTATCCTTTATCTGGAGAACCATTCCAATGTCTATGAAATCATTAATCTGGGCGAAAATCAAGTGGTGACCTTAACTGAGATGGTTGCAACTATAGAAAACGCCCTGGAAATGACTGCCATCAGAAAAAATCTGCCAATGCAGCCGGGTGATGTCACAAAAACCAATGCAGATATCACAAAAGCAAGGGAATTAATAGGCTATCAACCCTCCACAGACTTCCAAAATGGCATAAAAAAATTTGTGGAATGGTTTTTGAGAAAACGAATTAAGTAA
- a CDS encoding DUF2795 domain-containing protein, with protein sequence MYWTLELASYLSDAPWPMTKAELIDYAIRTGAPMEVVENLQAIEDEGEIYESIEEVWSDYPTDEDFLWNEDEY encoded by the coding sequence ATGTACTGGACATTAGAATTAGCCTCATATCTAAGTGACGCACCTTGGCCAATGACAAAAGCAGAGCTTATTGACTACGCAATCAGAACTGGTGCACCTATGGAAGTAGTAGAAAACCTTCAGGCCATTGAAGACGAAGGAGAAATTTATGAATCTATCGAGGAAGTTTGGAGCGACTATCCTACAGACGAGGATTTCCTTTGGAACGAGGACGAATATTAA
- the secA gene encoding preprotein translocase subunit SecA, with protein sequence MSFLNKVLKGFLGDKKAQDLKEVKKVVTKIKAVEPNIQQLSDDGLRQKTAEFKANIKSATSKITAQIEQIKEQIKNSTNVDEKEALFSNIESLKKESYEIEEKVLVQVLPEAFALIKETARRWAQNGEIRVTANDWDRELAAAGKDFVEIQGDQAVWKNSWDAAGTPVVWDMVHYDVQFIGGIILHSGKIAEMATGEGKTLVGTLPIYLNSLPERGVHVVTVNDYLAKRDSAWMGPLYQFHGMSIDCIDNHQPNSDGRRKAYNSDITYGTNNEFGFDYLRDNMVTSPTELVQRELNFAIVDEVDSVLVDDARTPLIISGPVPQGDRQEFDVLKPSIDRIVEVQKKTVSAIFNEAKKLIAAGNTKEGGFKLLQAYRGLPKNRQLIKFLSESGNRALLQKVEAQYMQDNNRDMPIVDKDLYFVIEEKNNQVDLTDKGVEYMSQGNSDANFFVLPDIGTEIAELEAKNLSKEEEFEAKERLFSDFAEKSERVHTMSQLLKAYTLFEKDDEYVVIDGEVKIVDEQTGRIMEGRRYSDGLHQAIEAKENVKIEAATQTFATVTLQNYFRMYNKLAGMTGTAETEAGELWEIYKLDVVVIPTNRPILRHDKQDLVFKTNREKYNAVIEEIEKLTAAKRPVLVGTTSVEISQLLSKALQLRKIPHQVLNAKLHKKEAEIVAGAGQPGVVTIATNMAGRGTDIKLSKEVKEAGGLAIIGTERHDSRRVDRQLRGRAGRQGDPGSSQFYVSLEDNLMRLFGSERIAKMMDRMGHKDGEVIQHSMISKSIERAQKKVEENNFGTRKRLLEYDDVMNKQRDVIYKRRKNALFGDHLKYDITNMIFDVANSIAAKGKATGNYKDFEYEIIKTFTMESPVSQNDFNNKTVQDLTNILFQAAQEDYKMKLNLLKEKSFPIIENVYQNQGSMFKMIQVPFTDGHKTMTIVADLKEAYDTQCESLINDFEKNITLSIIDENWKLHLREMDDLRRSSQGAVYEQKDPLVIYKQESFHLFSEMMDKLNKEIVSFLYKGEIPA encoded by the coding sequence ATGAGTTTTTTAAACAAAGTTCTTAAAGGGTTTTTGGGAGACAAAAAAGCGCAGGACCTAAAAGAAGTAAAAAAAGTTGTAACAAAAATCAAGGCTGTAGAACCAAACATCCAACAATTGTCGGATGATGGTTTGAGACAAAAAACTGCTGAGTTTAAAGCAAATATTAAATCTGCAACCAGCAAGATCACAGCTCAAATAGAACAGATTAAAGAGCAGATAAAAAATTCAACCAACGTTGACGAGAAAGAAGCTCTTTTCTCAAATATTGAGTCTTTAAAGAAGGAATCATACGAAATTGAAGAGAAAGTTCTTGTTCAGGTTCTTCCGGAAGCTTTTGCATTGATAAAAGAAACGGCAAGAAGATGGGCTCAGAACGGAGAAATCCGTGTAACAGCAAATGACTGGGACAGAGAACTGGCTGCTGCCGGAAAAGATTTCGTGGAAATTCAGGGAGACCAAGCTGTTTGGAAAAACTCATGGGACGCTGCCGGAACTCCTGTAGTTTGGGATATGGTCCACTATGATGTTCAGTTTATCGGGGGTATTATTCTTCACAGCGGTAAAATTGCCGAAATGGCAACCGGTGAGGGTAAAACCTTGGTAGGAACATTGCCTATTTACTTAAATTCACTTCCGGAAAGAGGAGTTCACGTTGTAACCGTGAATGACTATCTTGCTAAAAGGGACTCCGCATGGATGGGACCTCTTTATCAGTTCCATGGAATGTCCATCGACTGTATTGATAATCACCAGCCGAACTCTGACGGAAGAAGAAAAGCATACAACTCAGATATTACCTACGGAACCAACAATGAATTCGGTTTCGATTATTTGAGAGATAACATGGTGACTTCACCTACAGAACTGGTACAAAGAGAACTGAACTTTGCCATTGTGGATGAAGTAGACTCTGTATTGGTAGATGATGCAAGAACTCCATTGATTATTTCCGGTCCTGTTCCTCAGGGAGACAGACAGGAATTTGATGTTCTGAAACCTTCTATCGACAGAATTGTTGAAGTTCAGAAAAAAACAGTTTCTGCGATCTTCAATGAAGCTAAAAAATTAATCGCTGCAGGAAACACCAAGGAAGGAGGATTCAAATTGCTTCAGGCTTACAGAGGTCTTCCTAAAAACAGACAATTAATCAAATTCTTATCAGAAAGCGGAAACAGAGCATTGCTTCAGAAAGTTGAGGCGCAATACATGCAGGATAACAACCGTGACATGCCTATTGTAGATAAGGATCTTTACTTCGTAATTGAGGAAAAGAATAATCAGGTAGACCTTACAGACAAAGGTGTTGAATACATGTCTCAGGGTAACTCTGATGCTAACTTCTTTGTTCTTCCTGATATTGGAACTGAAATTGCTGAATTGGAAGCTAAAAATCTATCTAAAGAAGAGGAATTCGAAGCTAAGGAAAGACTCTTCTCTGATTTTGCTGAAAAATCTGAGCGTGTTCACACGATGAGCCAGCTATTGAAAGCATATACATTATTTGAAAAAGATGATGAATATGTAGTTATTGATGGTGAGGTAAAAATTGTTGACGAGCAGACAGGTCGTATTATGGAGGGACGTCGTTATTCTGACGGTCTTCACCAAGCGATCGAAGCTAAGGAAAATGTAAAGATTGAGGCTGCGACCCAAACTTTTGCAACCGTTACGCTTCAGAATTATTTCCGTATGTACAACAAACTTGCGGGGATGACCGGTACTGCTGAAACTGAAGCAGGTGAACTTTGGGAGATCTACAAATTAGATGTGGTGGTAATTCCAACCAACCGTCCTATTTTAAGACATGACAAACAAGATTTAGTTTTCAAGACTAATAGAGAAAAATATAATGCTGTTATTGAAGAAATTGAAAAATTAACTGCTGCAAAAAGACCTGTACTGGTAGGTACAACTTCAGTTGAAATTTCTCAGTTACTTTCAAAGGCACTTCAATTAAGAAAAATTCCACACCAGGTATTGAATGCGAAGCTTCACAAAAAGGAAGCTGAGATTGTTGCAGGAGCAGGACAACCGGGAGTTGTAACCATTGCAACCAACATGGCAGGTCGTGGAACGGATATTAAGCTTTCTAAGGAAGTAAAAGAAGCGGGAGGTTTAGCAATTATCGGTACTGAAAGACACGACTCAAGACGTGTTGACAGACAGTTAAGAGGTAGAGCGGGACGTCAGGGAGATCCAGGAAGTTCTCAGTTCTATGTGTCTCTTGAAGACAACTTAATGCGTTTATTCGGTTCTGAAAGAATCGCTAAAATGATGGACAGAATGGGTCATAAGGATGGTGAAGTTATTCAGCACTCCATGATCAGTAAGTCTATTGAAAGAGCTCAGAAAAAAGTAGAGGAAAATAACTTCGGAACAAGAAAGAGACTTCTTGAGTATGATGACGTGATGAACAAACAACGTGACGTTATCTACAAAAGAAGAAAGAATGCTCTTTTCGGAGATCACTTGAAATATGATATTACAAACATGATTTTCGATGTTGCTAATTCTATCGCAGCGAAAGGAAAAGCTACCGGAAATTATAAGGATTTTGAATATGAAATCATTAAAACATTCACAATGGAATCTCCGGTTTCCCAGAATGACTTTAATAATAAAACTGTTCAGGACCTAACTAATATTTTATTCCAGGCTGCTCAGGAAGATTATAAAATGAAGCTGAACCTATTAAAGGAAAAATCATTCCCTATCATTGAGAATGTTTACCAAAATCAAGGTTCAATGTTTAAAATGATCCAGGTTCCTTTCACAGACGGACACAAGACCATGACTATTGTTGCTGATCTAAAAGAAGCATACGATACTCAGTGTGAAAGTTTAATCAATGATTTTGAAAAGAATATTACTTTATCAATCATTGATGAAAACTGGAAGCTTCACCTTCGTGAAATGGATGACCTAAGAAGATCTTCTCAAGGTGCCGTTTACGAGCAAAAAGATCCGCTTGTTATCTACAAACAGGAATCTTTCCATTTATTCAGCGAAATGATGGATAAATTGAATAAAGAAATTGTTTCTTTCTTATACAAAGGAGAAATTCCTGCATAA
- a CDS encoding TonB-dependent siderophore receptor produces MKNVLICASMLGPILAFAQEKDLTNTKSIEEVVLINSYIKKDSEYSNKMPLKAIENPQVYSSIDKVILENQGIYAVDDAFKNITGLQNMWTSNGRAGDGGAYVSLRGFVSANSLRNGVLGAVTGTIDAINLEKLEVLKGPSGTLFGSLLSSYGGVINRVTKKPYETFGGNISVSGGSYDTYRAAVDINTPLTQDKKLLFRLNSAYTNEGTFQTEGFRRNLAIAPSLSYKPTDRLSINLDMELFQMKNMSDQTFFFYSGDYLQKVKNVKDLNLNYKNSYLGKDLTNTGRSINFFGQVNYQISNSITSSTNFSTSSSYSDGFMPYLYFSGKDADSMYRSDQSTRDSRKKSLNFQQNFNGDFRIGNLRNRVVLGFDYLRVNNNQNFYDVNGFDKDALGNSIPVPLHQPGFDYTNFNGSALQAQYNAMAGNEKPYLIKGIQENYAVYISNVLNITQNLNVLMALRVDNYVNKPDNIDPEQNKKLNQTFFSPKLGVVYQLVKDKVSVFGNYQNSFKNLNYYVDAAQATRTPVPEQANQMEAGIKTNLFNGKVSSTFSYYNIRVKDVLRNIPSIAAPNAQVQDGTIVSRGVELEVNAYLLKGFTAIAGFSYNDSKYTQSDESVLNRRPNTSGSPYLANLYASYQFLDGKLKGLGFGIGGNYASENKIVNTLNTSNNTEEVFTLPSYVVLNASAYYDAGKFRIGVKVDNFTNQHYWIGYTTANPQRLINAVGTLTYKF; encoded by the coding sequence ATGAAAAATGTACTGATCTGTGCTTCAATGCTTGGTCCTATATTGGCCTTCGCTCAAGAAAAAGATTTAACCAATACAAAAAGCATTGAGGAAGTAGTTCTCATTAACTCTTACATAAAGAAAGATAGTGAATATTCAAATAAAATGCCTCTAAAGGCGATTGAAAACCCACAGGTCTACTCAAGTATTGACAAAGTCATTTTAGAAAATCAAGGAATTTATGCGGTTGACGATGCATTTAAAAACATTACCGGTTTGCAAAATATGTGGACTTCTAATGGTAGAGCTGGTGATGGGGGTGCCTATGTCAGTTTAAGAGGTTTTGTCTCTGCCAATTCTTTAAGAAATGGAGTTTTAGGAGCTGTAACGGGAACTATTGATGCCATCAATCTGGAGAAGCTGGAAGTTTTAAAAGGTCCGTCAGGAACATTGTTCGGAAGTCTGCTTTCAAGCTATGGAGGAGTGATCAACAGGGTTACCAAAAAGCCTTATGAAACATTCGGAGGAAATATCAGTGTATCCGGAGGTAGTTATGACACCTATAGAGCAGCTGTAGACATCAATACCCCGCTTACCCAAGACAAGAAACTATTATTCCGTTTAAATTCTGCCTATACCAACGAGGGGACATTCCAGACAGAGGGATTCAGAAGAAATTTAGCCATTGCTCCAAGTTTAAGCTATAAACCAACAGACCGCCTTAGCATCAATCTTGATATGGAGTTGTTTCAGATGAAGAATATGAGTGATCAAACATTTTTCTTCTACTCTGGCGACTACCTGCAAAAAGTAAAAAATGTAAAAGATCTTAATCTCAATTATAAAAATTCATATTTAGGAAAAGATCTTACGAATACCGGAAGAAGTATCAACTTTTTCGGACAAGTTAATTATCAGATTTCAAATTCTATCACCTCTTCTACCAACTTTAGTACTTCCTCCAGTTATTCTGACGGATTTATGCCTTATTTATATTTTTCCGGGAAAGATGCAGACAGCATGTACAGAAGTGACCAGTCTACAAGAGACAGCAGAAAGAAATCTCTCAATTTCCAACAGAACTTCAATGGGGACTTCCGTATTGGAAACCTGAGAAACAGAGTGGTTTTGGGATTTGATTATCTAAGAGTAAACAATAATCAGAATTTCTATGATGTAAACGGTTTTGATAAAGATGCACTGGGAAACTCCATTCCTGTTCCTCTACATCAGCCAGGATTTGATTATACGAATTTTAATGGTTCTGCTCTACAGGCACAATACAACGCCATGGCAGGAAATGAAAAGCCTTATCTTATCAAAGGAATTCAGGAAAACTATGCTGTTTACATTTCAAATGTACTGAACATCACCCAAAACCTGAATGTGTTAATGGCATTGCGTGTTGATAATTACGTTAACAAACCGGATAATATTGATCCTGAACAAAATAAAAAATTAAATCAGACATTCTTCTCTCCTAAACTAGGGGTGGTTTATCAACTTGTAAAAGATAAAGTTTCCGTTTTTGGAAATTATCAAAATAGCTTCAAAAACCTTAATTATTATGTAGATGCTGCGCAGGCAACAAGAACACCTGTTCCGGAGCAGGCTAACCAAATGGAAGCAGGGATTAAGACCAATTTATTTAACGGAAAAGTATCATCTACCTTCAGCTATTACAACATCAGAGTAAAAGATGTCTTAAGAAATATTCCTAGTATAGCGGCTCCCAATGCACAGGTACAGGACGGAACCATTGTAAGCAGAGGCGTTGAGCTTGAAGTAAACGCTTATCTGCTAAAAGGATTTACAGCCATTGCAGGTTTTAGCTATAATGATTCAAAATATACTCAATCTGATGAGTCTGTTCTAAACAGAAGACCTAATACCTCAGGATCACCTTATTTGGCTAACCTTTATGCAAGTTATCAGTTTTTAGATGGAAAACTTAAAGGTTTAGGATTCGGAATTGGTGGAAATTATGCCAGTGAAAATAAAATTGTCAATACTTTAAATACATCAAACAATACAGAAGAAGTATTTACTTTACCATCATATGTTGTCTTAAATGCGAGTGCTTATTATGATGCCGGAAAATTCAGAATTGGAGTGAAAGTAGACAACTTTACCAATCAGCATTACTGGATTGGGTATACAACGGCAAATCCACAAAGGCTGATCAACGCTGTAGGAACTCTTACTTATAAATTCTAA
- a CDS encoding TonB-dependent siderophore receptor translates to MKKLTIGAALLTTMLSFAQEKKDTIKSNDIEEIVVNGRYYQKYKLNEVSGSLRIQTPILELPQNVQSVSSQVLADQLTLNMSEGIVRNVSGARKVEHWDNVYSNVFMRGAGIATFMNGMNVSSTWGPINPDVSIIDRVEFVKGPAGFMGSMGDPAGFYNVVTKKPTGKFANSVRFTTGSYNLFRGEADLDGVLVKDGVLDYRINLMGSSNKSWVENDKTSKIIVAPSITFRPTKTTTFTAQYNYQYLKFNQPGAYLMSNDGYASLNVHTNFNDPNFKQTEVKDQSLFLSLDQKLFKDWVWSTQYAYMDLNYDGGSWWGTFDPANKNVLNRTLSNWQAKGKNHIFQTYLRGTLNTGNIVHKIIAGFDYGDRKYNADFSSFAGGPFPIDIYNVNYGVDPSKLPSADFYTLNTSAPFYNDQGVKYNSYYAQDQIEMFDNKLRLTLAGRYTSGKTYSAYPNLSPGAPIVPDTAGEFTPRVGISYSINKDFSAYGIYDKTFTPQSGTGINQTKITDPFRGQNIEFGLKKDWFGGKWNSTFAVYEIRRQNILVAGNSNENSGVAFQVPTGEQRARGFETDIKGEIIKGLNLIINYAYTDAKTVKDTDPARLGVQSPGNAKNVQNTWISYRFENGLMKGFGISAGYQYQGGRQSWFGVSAKKDQSLPDYFDTNFGVSYVAKKFDVNFMLNNVLNRKLYSGYRGDGGEYAWIYNAPRNWRLSIGYKF, encoded by the coding sequence ATGAAAAAACTGACGATAGGAGCTGCATTATTAACAACCATGTTAAGTTTTGCACAGGAAAAAAAAGACACCATAAAATCCAACGATATTGAAGAAATAGTTGTTAACGGAAGATATTATCAGAAATACAAGCTGAATGAGGTTTCGGGTTCACTAAGAATTCAGACTCCTATTCTTGAGCTTCCTCAGAATGTACAGTCTGTAAGTTCTCAGGTTCTTGCGGATCAGCTTACCCTGAATATGTCTGAAGGAATTGTTCGTAACGTAAGTGGGGCAAGAAAAGTAGAACACTGGGACAATGTATATTCCAATGTTTTCATGAGAGGTGCCGGGATCGCCACTTTCATGAACGGGATGAATGTGTCTTCTACGTGGGGGCCAATAAATCCTGATGTGTCTATTATTGACAGGGTAGAATTTGTAAAAGGACCGGCCGGGTTTATGGGCTCAATGGGTGATCCTGCCGGATTTTATAATGTGGTAACTAAAAAGCCCACTGGAAAATTTGCTAATAGTGTGCGTTTCACAACGGGAAGCTATAACCTTTTCAGAGGAGAGGCAGATCTTGACGGAGTTCTTGTGAAAGACGGAGTTTTAGATTATCGTATCAACCTGATGGGAAGTTCGAACAAATCATGGGTGGAAAATGATAAAACAAGCAAAATCATTGTTGCTCCATCAATTACTTTCAGACCTACAAAGACCACTACATTTACAGCACAGTACAATTATCAGTATTTAAAATTTAATCAGCCAGGAGCTTATCTTATGTCTAATGACGGATATGCTTCGCTGAATGTACATACCAACTTTAACGATCCTAATTTCAAGCAAACTGAAGTAAAAGATCAGAGTTTATTCTTAAGCTTAGATCAAAAACTTTTCAAAGATTGGGTATGGAGCACACAATATGCTTATATGGACCTGAATTATGATGGAGGTTCATGGTGGGGAACTTTTGACCCAGCCAATAAGAATGTTTTAAACAGAACATTAAGCAACTGGCAGGCAAAGGGAAAAAACCACATCTTCCAGACATATTTGAGAGGAACGCTTAATACAGGAAATATTGTTCATAAAATTATTGCAGGATTTGATTACGGAGACAGAAAATACAACGCCGACTTTTCATCTTTTGCAGGAGGTCCTTTTCCAATTGACATTTATAATGTGAATTACGGAGTGGATCCTTCAAAACTTCCTTCTGCTGATTTTTATACCTTAAACACTTCTGCTCCGTTTTATAATGATCAGGGCGTAAAATATAATTCTTATTATGCTCAGGATCAAATAGAAATGTTTGATAATAAATTAAGATTAACCTTAGCAGGAAGATATACAAGCGGTAAAACCTATTCCGCATATCCTAACCTGAGCCCGGGAGCTCCTATTGTACCTGATACAGCCGGTGAGTTTACACCAAGAGTGGGAATAAGCTATTCTATTAATAAAGACTTCTCGGCGTATGGTATCTATGACAAAACTTTTACACCACAATCCGGAACCGGGATTAATCAAACCAAGATTACAGATCCTTTCAGAGGTCAGAATATTGAATTCGGATTGAAGAAAGACTGGTTCGGAGGAAAATGGAACTCTACTTTTGCGGTTTATGAAATCCGAAGACAAAATATTCTTGTAGCAGGAAATTCAAATGAAAACAGTGGCGTTGCTTTTCAGGTTCCTACCGGAGAACAAAGAGCAAGAGGTTTTGAAACCGATATTAAAGGAGAAATCATCAAAGGGCTGAACCTTATTATCAACTATGCTTATACTGATGCAAAAACCGTTAAAGACACAGATCCCGCAAGACTGGGAGTGCAGTCACCGGGAAATGCAAAAAATGTACAGAATACCTGGATCAGCTACAGGTTTGAAAACGGCCTTATGAAAGGTTTCGGGATCTCAGCAGGATATCAGTATCAAGGAGGAAGACAATCCTGGTTTGGGGTGAGCGCGAAAAAAGATCAAAGCCTGCCGGATTATTTCGATACCAATTTCGGCGTTTCTTATGTTGCTAAAAAATTCGATGTTAACTTTATGCTGAATAACGTTCTAAACAGAAAGCTTTACAGCGGATACAGAGGTGACGGAGGAGAGTATGCATGGATCTACAATGCTCCGCGTAACTGGAGATTATCAATTGGATATAAATTTTAA
- a CDS encoding PepSY-associated TM helix domain-containing protein: MKRKQHHKKKVSLTRKWSAKLHLWFGLSVGLIVFIVSLSGTLYVFKDEIQNSIRKEAIELKKEDIGIKPLSINLLREKVSLELNEKYPVSAVEIPLDKTRSYQFQYYEKSKKGWNYFQQVLINKQVYVNQYTGQILAVYDEKYDVFNILKYIHWGLLLNSEWGPYTVGIPTVLFIIMLITGIILWWPKNKNARKGRFWFNWENVKNWKRKNYDLHNILGFYASFIALLLSVTGIYFAYPYVKNTFTFALSGSWELPKEKEKKSPDSLMAKNEAVFDLAAAQTEKLYPTSSSFRLTLNGKNKKGKELKSLPVTVYGLDGRYSERNTLTFDKYSGRLLANKPHHKLNTAEKYSNANYDIHTGSYFGIIGKIIWFIAGLTCTSLPVTGFLVWWGKRKKQGKKI; the protein is encoded by the coding sequence ATGAAAAGAAAGCAACATCATAAAAAGAAAGTTTCTCTAACAAGGAAATGGTCTGCCAAACTGCACTTGTGGTTTGGTTTGTCCGTTGGTCTCATTGTATTTATAGTCTCTCTTTCAGGGACTTTATATGTTTTTAAGGATGAAATACAGAATAGTATACGCAAAGAAGCCATTGAGCTGAAAAAAGAGGATATTGGAATAAAGCCATTGTCTATTAATCTGCTTCGTGAAAAAGTATCGCTGGAACTTAATGAAAAATATCCTGTAAGTGCTGTAGAAATTCCTTTGGACAAAACCAGGTCCTACCAGTTTCAGTACTATGAAAAAAGCAAAAAAGGATGGAACTATTTTCAGCAGGTACTGATCAATAAACAGGTGTATGTGAATCAGTATACCGGACAAATTCTTGCCGTCTACGATGAAAAATATGATGTATTCAATATTCTGAAATATATCCACTGGGGACTTCTTCTTAACTCAGAATGGGGACCATATACTGTAGGAATCCCAACGGTTCTTTTTATCATTATGCTGATTACAGGAATCATTTTATGGTGGCCTAAAAATAAAAATGCCAGAAAAGGACGTTTTTGGTTCAATTGGGAAAATGTAAAAAACTGGAAGCGTAAAAACTATGATCTTCACAATATACTAGGATTCTACGCATCATTTATTGCCCTTCTTTTAAGTGTTACCGGGATTTATTTTGCATATCCTTACGTAAAAAACACTTTTACGTTTGCATTATCCGGTTCATGGGAACTTCCAAAGGAAAAAGAAAAAAAATCTCCGGACTCATTGATGGCTAAAAATGAAGCCGTTTTTGATCTGGCCGCTGCACAGACTGAAAAATTGTATCCAACATCATCCAGCTTCAGACTTACCCTCAACGGAAAGAATAAAAAAGGAAAAGAACTGAAAAGTCTTCCGGTAACAGTTTACGGACTGGATGGAAGATATAGTGAAAGAAATACCCTGACATTCGACAAATACTCCGGAAGGTTATTGGCCAACAAACCTCATCACAAACTTAATACCGCCGAGAAATACTCCAACGCCAATTATGACATCCATACCGGATCTTACTTCGGAATCATTGGAAAAATTATATGGTTTATTGCCGGCCTCACATGTACATCACTCCCCGTTACCGGATTTCTGGTTTGGTGGGGAAAAAGAAAGAAACAAGGAAAGAAAATATAA